A genomic region of Raphanus sativus cultivar WK10039 chromosome 6, ASM80110v3, whole genome shotgun sequence contains the following coding sequences:
- the LOC108805790 gene encoding NAC domain-containing protein 104, with protein MNLPPGFRFFPTDEELVVHFLNRKASLLPCHPDVIPDLDLYPHDPWDLPGKALQEGRQWYFYSRKTQERLTSNGYWGSMGIDEPIFTSSTHKKVGIKKYLTFYLGDSQTNWVMQEYSLPDSSSRSSKRSNRGSTSSTHKPDYSKWVICRVYEQNCSEEEDDDGAELSCLDEVFLSLDDLDEVSLP; from the exons ATGAATCTACCACCAGGGTTCAGGTTTTTTCCAACAGACGAAGAGCTCGTCGTCCACTTTCTCAACCGCAAAGCTTCACTCTTGCCTTGTCATCCTGACGTCATCCCCGACCTTGATCTTTACCCTCACGACCCTTGGGACCTTCCCG GGAAAGCATTGCAAGAAGGGAGGCAATGGTACTTCTATAGTAGAAAGACACAAGAAAGACTGACAAGCAATGGGTATTGGGGATCAATGGGAATAGACGAGCCAATCTTCACAAGCTCCACACACAAGAAAGTTGGCATCAAAAAGTATCTAACGTTCTATCTCGGAGATTCTCAGACTAACTGGGTCATGCAAGAATATTCCCTCCCAGATTCCTCTAGTCGATCTTCTAAGAGATCAAACCGTGGTTCTACTAGTTCTACACATAAACCC GACTATAGCAAGTGGGTGATATGCAGAGTGTATGAACAAAACTGCAGCGAGGAAGAGGATGATGATGGGGCAGAACTCTCATGTTTGGATGAAGTGTTCTTATCTTTAGATGATCTCGACGAAGTAAGCTTACCGTAA
- the LOC108805789 gene encoding uncharacterized protein LOC108805789 isoform X1: protein MKNRNKHKELLFCPLIKARTLLFLLYISCDFPRLQRVSFQLHSMEIEVSSSTHDSSNPVVELDSIRVKRKTLQNLLEDCQRALELLNLTETGPTRGSQEEDNNSDSPEMEEEEFSSSSDQEDPETDKLYDLIKSRVEGHDFREKIEFAQVSLLQDLPEDGSSWDVVSEDDYVWGEGQTEDDYVLVREEDIADGIVCFMATYLSSLNQTKDIT, encoded by the exons atgaaaaatagaaataaacatAAGGAACTTCTGTTTTGTCCCCTAATCAAGGCACGAACCTTGCTCTTTCTTCTCTATATCTCTTGCGATTTTCCACGCCTTCAGAGAGTTTCCTTTCAATTACACTCCATGGAAATCGAGGTCTCCAGCTCGACTCATGATTCATCAAACCCCGTAGTCGAGTTAGATAGTATTCGTGTCAAGCGGAAGACGTTGCAGAATCTGCTCGAGGATTGCCAGAGAGCTCTCGAGCTGCTCAATCTCACCGAAACAGGTCCCACCCGTGGCTCCCAAGAGGAGGATAATAACAGCGACTCGCCGGAGATGGAAGAAGAGgagttctcttcttcttctgatcaAGAAGATCCTGAAACCGATAAA TTGTATGATCTCATCAAATCTAGAGTTGAAGGTCATGACTTTCGGGAAAAGATTGAGTTCGCTCAAGTCTCTCTTCTCCAAGATCTTCCTG AAGATGGTAGCTCTTGGGACGTAGTTAGTGAAGATGATTATGTATGGGGTGAGGGTCAAACAGAAGATGATTATGTTCTTGTTAGGGAAGAAGATATTGCTGACGGTATCGTCTGTTTCATGGCTACTTATTTGTCTTCCCTTAACCAGACTAAG GATATCACCTGA
- the LOC130495543 gene encoding uncharacterized protein LOC130495543, with the protein MGRISLAVGLVLLVALSNVYETQAQTQGKTFSVLDYLALFPKTGKEFGPYASKGLLDFVGALEGKSPTTVEFKNFFTNLKGYITSCFQPAPPGSGKSDQLFTAISALKGSLAGTSFDSWRLIEALVSMEKVSTEMKTSTSNVKMPDPQWERLSGSMFEWVGRIGLFVKAVSEINGKPIDLKQFDIDYTDPTYASLSKQAGVRQSTSPFSLPAYLRNIPKTGKEVEPFAYKGMQSFLLDLETRCLANKEFKEFFVKLNDFMASFKTVSPDTYSIESDTITTKAMHLFLALSPLDGTKAGTSDPWKLVDGLVTMGDSLVEMRKSGPGAVTVEQSKQLTSSMLKWGRAVGEFVKAASAKKGVTMDISFDASPTNAAAGNGGSVPTGQSAKTKA; encoded by the exons ATGGGAAGAATATCATTAGCAGTAGGTTTAGTGTTACTAGTTGCATTAAGCAATGTATATGAAACACAAGCTCAAACTCAAGGGAAGACGTTCTCAGTACTAGATTATCTGGCCCTGTTTCCCAAAACGGGCAAAGAGTTTGGGCCTTACGCTTCCAAAGGTTTACTAGATTTCGTAGGTGCCTTGGAGGGCAAGTCTCCCACCACCGTAGAGTTCAAGAACTTCTTCACAAATCTGAAAGGTTACATAACGAGTTGCTTTCAACCGGCACCACCCGGATCAGGCAAATCTGACCAGCTCTTCACGGCTATTTCTGCATTGAAGGGTTCCCTAGCCGGAACATCA TTTGATTCATGGAGGTTGATCGAGGCGTTGGTTTCAATGGAGAAAGTTTCTACTGAGATGAAGACAAGCACTTCAAATGTAAAAATGCCTGATCCACAATGGGAGAGGTTGTCCGGGTCTATGTTCGAATGGGTCGGAAGGATTGGTCTATTTGTGAAGGCGGTCTCCGAGATAAATGGCAAACCAATCGATCTAAAACAATTTGATATTGATTATACCGACCCTACATATGCGTCTCTTTCTAAACAAGCTGGCGTTCGTCAATCAACATCACCGTTCTCGTTACCTGCCTATTTAAGAAACATTCCCAAAACGGGAAAAGAGGTTGAACCATTCGCTTACAAAGGCATGCAATCCTTCTTACTTGACCTAGAAACTAGGTGTCTTGCAAATAAAGAGTTCAAGGAGTTCTTTGTTAAGCTGAATGACTTCATGGCCAGCTTCAAGACGGTCTCACCTGATACATATTCAATAGAGAGCGATACTATTACAACTAAAGCTATGCACCTCTTCTTAGCTTTGTCTCCATTGGATGGTACCAAAGCTGGAACATCA GATCCGTGGAAGCTGGTTGATGGTTTGGTGACAATGGGAGATTCTTTGGTTGAGATGAGGAAGAGCGGTCCGGGTGCGGTAACGGTTGAACAAAGTAAGCAACTGACATCGTCCATGTTGAAATGGGGTCGAGCAGTAGGTGAATTCGTGAAAGCAGCTTCTGCCAAGAAAGGAGTAACTATGGATATATCTTTTGATGCTTCTCCAACTAACGCAGCAGCTGGAAACGGTGGAAGTGTCCCCACAGGACAATCAGCAAAGACTAAAGCTTAG
- the LOC108805789 gene encoding uncharacterized protein LOC108805789 isoform X2, whose amino-acid sequence MKNRNKHKELLFCPLIKARTLLFLLYISCDFPRLQRVSFQLHSMEIEVSSSTHDSSNPVVELDSIRVKRKTLQNLLEDCQRALELLNLTETGPTRGSQEEDNNSDSPEMEEEEFSSSSDQEDPETDKLYDLIKSRVEGHDFREKIEFAQVSLLQDLPDGSSWDVVSEDDYVWGEGQTEDDYVLVREEDIADGIVCFMATYLSSLNQTKDIT is encoded by the exons atgaaaaatagaaataaacatAAGGAACTTCTGTTTTGTCCCCTAATCAAGGCACGAACCTTGCTCTTTCTTCTCTATATCTCTTGCGATTTTCCACGCCTTCAGAGAGTTTCCTTTCAATTACACTCCATGGAAATCGAGGTCTCCAGCTCGACTCATGATTCATCAAACCCCGTAGTCGAGTTAGATAGTATTCGTGTCAAGCGGAAGACGTTGCAGAATCTGCTCGAGGATTGCCAGAGAGCTCTCGAGCTGCTCAATCTCACCGAAACAGGTCCCACCCGTGGCTCCCAAGAGGAGGATAATAACAGCGACTCGCCGGAGATGGAAGAAGAGgagttctcttcttcttctgatcaAGAAGATCCTGAAACCGATAAA TTGTATGATCTCATCAAATCTAGAGTTGAAGGTCATGACTTTCGGGAAAAGATTGAGTTCGCTCAAGTCTCTCTTCTCCAAGATCTTCCTG ATGGTAGCTCTTGGGACGTAGTTAGTGAAGATGATTATGTATGGGGTGAGGGTCAAACAGAAGATGATTATGTTCTTGTTAGGGAAGAAGATATTGCTGACGGTATCGTCTGTTTCATGGCTACTTATTTGTCTTCCCTTAACCAGACTAAG GATATCACCTGA
- the LOC108805789 gene encoding uncharacterized protein LOC108805789 isoform X3, whose protein sequence is MEDGHDPAVEQTPQLSEVPDEQEHEQEQEWVPHREREENEREMEKEMSGRSCTAMRNPKWSRSPNHHDHDAVESGEEEKRYELTWEERRGREERKEAERKRGEERRGDPSRKREERRGEGEEPRGRERRGEGGGEEERKIEKERNGEEKNENLIYEGSDGQGPSKFPRYFLRGSSKFPRNSLVRG, encoded by the exons atggaagatggtcacgacccggctgtcgaacaaactccgcaactctcagaagtgccggatgagcaggagcatgagcaggagcaggagtggGTGCCACACCGGGAGCGGGAGGAGAATGAGAGGGAAATGGAGAAGGAGATGTCTGGTAGGAGCTGTACGGCGATGCGGAACCCGAAATGGAGCCGCTCCCCGAaccaccacgaccacgacgCTGTCGAGAGCGG agaggaagagaagagatatgaacttacatgggaagagaggagaggaagagaggagaggaaggaggccgagaggaagagaggagaggagaggagaggagatccgtcgaggaagagagaagagaggagaggagaaggagaggagccgcgaggaagagagaggagaggagaaggaggcggtgaggaagagaggaaaatcgagaaggagagaaatggggaagaaaagaatgaaaacctaatttatgaggggtccgacggacagggtccgtcgaaatttcctcgataTTTTTTAAGGgggtcgtcgaaatttcctcgaaattctctTGTTCGCGGCTAG
- the LOC130495542 gene encoding uncharacterized protein LOC130495542 encodes MHIEKNFFDNLMNTILNVQGKTKDNLNSRLDLVDICDRSELHVDGNGRAPFPIYRLDAEGKNAFFDWISNDVEFPDGYASNLRNCIDRKEGKFIGLKSHDCHVLMQRLLPFAFKELLPRNVHEAIAGISAFFRDLCARSVTLEGIENLKTNIAMIQCNLEKIFPPSFFDVMEHLVIHLARELELGGPVQYRWMYLYERYMFHLKKMVKNLSRVEGSIVAQMINEEISNFAEYYFPAEVQTKNRRPARHDDRGERATYHVTVPDIFTDVGRLSGKSKDRRLTEQERSHLQTYLLTNCEDVLQYERIFMAEKRFEYRYATEAELEEMKQREFAGWMFTYVSAGLARGETFDDWIREMVVGPNYVVKSYPRFCTRGYAFTTEKTKRSRTTYDAGVCSASGDDVYYGHIHEILEIKYLGLLGLRCTVFYCDWHDITPDRGVRTDAFGVTSVNSRRKLQYYDPFILASQADQVCYIKYPRIRNRDDPWVTVTRLNPRDSDSSADDESESE; translated from the exons atgcacattgagaagaacttttttgacaacctcatgaacacgatccttaacgttcaaggtaaaacaaaggataatttgaattcaagactggatttagttgatatatgtgatcgttcagaacttcatgttgatgggaatggtagggctccttttcccatataccgacttgatgcagaGGGAAAAAATGCGTTCTTCgattggatttcaaacgatgtggagtttccagacggttatgcatctaatttgcgtaactgtatcgacagaaaggaaggaaagtttattggtttaaaaagtcacgattgtcatgtgttgatgcagcgcttacttccgtttgctttcaaggaactattaccacgaaatgttcatgaagcaatagcagggataagtgctttcttccgcgatttatgcgccagatcagtgactcttgaaggtattgaaaatctgaagactaacatagccatgattcagtgcaaccttgagaagatatttcctccctcattttttgatgttatggagcatcttgttattcacctggcaagagaattggaacttggtggtcctgtgcagtatagatggatgtatctgtatgagcggtatatgttccatttgaagaagatggtgaaaaatctaagtagggtggaaggttctatagtcgcacagatgatcaatgaagaaatttcaaactttgctgAGTACTACTTTCCAGCAGAAGTTCAGACCAAAAACAGAAGACCTGCACGGCACGATGATAGAGGCGAACGGGCAACATACCATGTTACGGTTCCTGACATTTTcacagatgttggacgacttagcggaaaatcaaaggaccgtcgacttactgagcaggagcgcagtcatttgcaaacatatttgctcaccaactgcgaagatgttcttcaatatgagag GATTTTCATGGCAGAAAAGCGGTTCGAATATAGATACGCTACAGAGGCAGAACTAGAAGAAATGAAGCAAAGagaatttgctggatggatgtttacttat gtgtctgctggtttggccagaggtgaaacatttgacgattggatacgcgagatggtggttggaccaaactatgttgtgaagtcatatccgagattttgtactcgaggatatgcattcacaactGAAAAGACGAAACGTTCGCGTACGACCTATGATGCTGGCGTTTGTTCTGCATCGGGAGATGATGTATACTACGGACACATACATGAGATTTTGGAAATCAAGTATTTAGGCCTGCTTGGATTGCGCTGTACtgttttctattgtgattggcACGACATCACTCCAGATCGAGGTGTGAGAACAGATGCATTTGGTGTTACATCAGTTAATTCGAGACGAAAGCtgcaatattatgatcctttcattcttgcttctcaggcCGATCAG gtttgttatatcaaGTACCCCCGGATAAGAaacagagatgatccatgggttactgttaccagactcaacccgagag attcagattcatctgCTGATGATGAGTCGGAATcagagtag
- the LOC130495968 gene encoding fatty acid amide hydrolase-like: MGKYKVMKPVNEVDVSCVKYKEEDIKAPHLTGFLFKLFVKMLETPLIGSLIVESLKKNNGMTQIFRNTVIPEEPMFRPVFPSQKPELDVVLVGEDESPVDRLETALKCLPQYDPSLSFNADSSSSFRYWKIRDYAYAYRSKLTTPSVVAEKIISIIEEFRYDKSPTPFLISFDANEVRKQAEASTRRFEEGHPISVLDGVIITIKDDIDCLPHTTTGGTRWLHEARSVEKDAVVVSRLRSCGAILLGKANMHELGMGTSGNNSNYGTTRNPHAPERYTGGSSSGSAAIVASGLCPAALGTDGGGSVRIPASLCGVTGLKTTYGRTDMTGSLCAGGTVEVVSPVASSLEDTVLVYAAILGSSSADRLNLNPTPPCLPKLLSHNGGNAIGSLRLGKYTTWFNDVHSSDISDKCEDIIKLLSNNHGCQIMEIVVPELEEMRAAHVVSIGSATLCSLTPYCEAGKNSKLSYDTRTSFAIFKSFSASDYIAAQCLRRRLMEYHLDIFKNVDVIVTPTCGMTAPVIPLEAVENGETNFQVAAYLMRFVVAANLLGFPAISVPVGYDKEGMPIGLQIMGRPWAEATVLSLAAAVEELAPVTKKPAVFHDVLKTNRIHTEK; the protein is encoded by the exons ATGGGTAAGTATAAGGTCATGAAACCGGTGAACGAGGTTGATGTTTCTTGTGTCAAATATAAAGAAGAAGACATCAAAG CCCCTCATTTGACTGGCTTCTTGTTCAAGTTGTTTGTTAAGATGCTTGAAACACCATTAATAGGCTCATTGATTGTAGAGTCATTGAAAAAGAACAATGGCATGACCCAG ATTTTTCGGAACACAGTTATACCAGAAGAGCCCATGTTTAGACCTGTGTTCCCATCTCAAA AACCGGAGCTTGATGTTGTCCTtgttggagaagatgaaagCCCTGTAGACAGATTAGAAACAGCCTTGAAGTGTCTTCCTCAATATGATCCTTCTCTTAGCTTCAACGCAGACTCAAGCTCATCCTTCCGTTACTGGAAGATACGTGATTACGCTTATGCTTATAGATCTAAGCTGACAACTCCATCTGTG GTAGCAGAAAAAATTATCTCAATCATAGAGGAGTTTAGGTATGACAAGTCTCCAACACCGTTTTTGATTAGCTTTGATGCTAATGAAGTTAGAAAACAAGCTGAAGCTTCTACACGTAGGTTTGAAGAAG GGCATCCAATATCAGTTTTAGATGGTGTTATTATAACAATCAAGGATGATATTGACTGTTTACCACATACCACAACAG GTGGAACAAGATGGCTGCATGAAGCTCGTTCAGTGGAGAAGGATGCAGTGGTTGTTTCTAGACTTCGTAGCTGTGGTGCAATCTTACTTGGCAAGGCTAATATGCATGAGTTAGGAATGGGGACTTCAGGGAACAATTCGAATTACGG AACCACAAGAAACCCGCATGCACCTGAAAGGTACACAGGAGGATCTTCTTCAGGTTCAGCAGCTATTGTTGCATCTGGACTATGTCCAGCTGCTCTAGGAACAGATGGTGGAG GTTCTGTTCGAATCCCTGCATCACTATGTGGTGTAACTGGACTGAAAACAACATATGGTCGGACAGACATGACAGG GTCATTGTGTGCAGGTGGAACAGTGGAAGTTGTTAGTCCAGTTGCTTCATCCCTAGAAGATACTGTCTTGGT GTATGCAGCAATCTTGGGATCTTCATCTGCAGATAGACTTAACTTGAACCCG ACACCACCTTGTCTTCCCAAGTTATTGTCTCACAATGGAGGCAATGCTATAGGATCTCTAAGGCTAGGGAAATATACAACG TGGTTTAATGATGTTCATTCAAGTGACATCTCTGACAAATGTGAAGACATCATTAAGCTCCTATCAAACAACCATGGTTGCCAA ATAATGGAAATAGTGGTTCCTGAACTGGAAGAGATGCGTGCAGCTCATGTTGTGTCGATTGGGTCTGCAACTTTGTGTTCTCTTACTCCTTACTGTGAAGCTgg GAAAAATTCAAAGTTATCTTATGATACACGCACCAGCTTTGCGATCTTCAAGTCATTCTCTGCTTCAGACTATATTGCTGCTCAGTGTCTTAG GCGAAGGTTGATGGAGTATCACTTGGATATTTTCAAAAACGTTGATGTTATTGTGACTCCTACATGTGG TATGACAGCTCCTGTGATACCACTTGAGGCTGTGGAAAATGGAGAAACCAATTTTCAAGTGGCAG CTTATCTAATGCGGTTTGTTGTAGCTGCAAATCTCCTTGGCTTCCCTGCCATATCTGTCCCT GTTGGGTATGATAAAGAAGGGATGCCAATAGGATTACAAATAATGGGAAGACCTTGGGCTGAAGCTACAGTTCTTTCTCTAGCTGCTGCTGTTGAG GAGCTGGCTCCAGTTACCAAGAAACCTGCTGTATTTCACGATGTTCTCAAGACAAACAGAATCCATACAGAGAAGTGA
- the LOC108806852 gene encoding uncharacterized protein LOC108806852, with amino-acid sequence MEKLSYNSYPNSTDSSPRSREIDFDNPSPWDDQNHHNQQSYKVRFMCSYGGKIQPRPHDNQLTYVNGETKILSVDRGIRFPVLASKLSAVCGGDGDVLFKYQLPGEDLDALISVTNDDDLEHMMHEYDRLLRVSSKPARMRLFLFPVVSSGGFGSEGSTHSDRDRFVEALNTGINRSEPDKTVTAPLNSADFLFGTEKVAVSPPAAAAVPVVMEHHPPVIQPDHAAEMHNQMLEFQRMQVRDQEQLLQQQEAVYRRKSEDGLIFSPPYAPPPQMTVQQNNTQAPPMTFWQGNHNNTGGTYPTTAPGMGLPEQPVYMIPAPAPTPTPHQGGPVYHAPGVVRPVQGNQGGYYPQVQRIPSDTYREQHQAAYNVAQQPPVGARAPPQQQQQPLPFTSVPPQPQYSAVQPPRQVVGLPDTTAYTQVNYAGGMGKQVYYTEGPPPQYHGGVGLPLNGMSEFRTGPDGKPVVMNMSPKVSSQSSDSAV; translated from the coding sequence ATGGAGAAACTCTCTTACAACTCCTATCCAAACTCAACCGACTCATCTCCTCGATCTCGCGAGATCGATTTCGACAACCCTTCGCCATGGGACGATCAGAACCACCACAACCAACAGAGCTACAAAGTGAGGTTCATGTGCAGCTACGGCGGCAAGATTCAGCCGCGTCCTCACGATAACCAGCTTACTTACGTCAACGGTGAGACCAAGATTCTCTCCGTAGATCGCGGGATCAGATTCCCCGTCTTGGCCTCCAAGCTCTCCGCCGTGTGCGGCGGCGATGGAGACGTTTTGTTTAAGTATCAGCTTCCGGGAGAGGATCTAGACGCGTTGATCTCCGTTACCAACGATGATGATCTCGAGCACATGATGCATGAGTACGATCGCTTGCTTCGTGTGTCGTCTAAGCCTGCGAGGATGCGTCTGTTTCTCTTCCCGGTTGTTTCTTCCGGTGGGTTTGGATCGGAGGGCTCTACTCattcggatcgtgatcggttcgttGAGGCGTTGAATACAGGTATTAACCGGTCTGAACCGGATAAAACCGTAACCGCTCCGTTGAATAGTGCTGATTTTCTGTTTGGGACGGAGAAAGTTGCGGTTTCTCcgccggcggcggcggcggtaCCGGTGGTGATGGAGCATCATCCGCCGGTGATCCAACCGGATCACGCGGCGGAGATGCACAATCAAATGCTTGAGTTTCAGAGGATGCAAGTTAGGGATCAAGAACAGTTACTTCAACAGCAAGAAGCTGTTTATAGAAGGAAGAGTGAAGACGGTTTAATCTTCTCTCCGCCCTACGCACCGCCGCCGCAGATGACGGTTCAACAAAACAATACACAAGCTCCTCCAATGACCTTCTGGCAAGGAAACCACAATAACACAGGAGGTACGTATCCAACAACCGCTCCGGGAATGGGATTACCGGAGCAGCCGGTATACATGATTCCAGCTCCAGCTCCAACTCCAACACCACATCAGGGAGGACCTGTATACCACGCGCCAGGGGTCGTGAGACCAGTACAAGGAAACCAAGGTGGCTACTACCCTCAGGTACAGAGGATACCTTCGGATACTTACAGGGAACAGCACCAAGCTGCCTACAACGTAGCTCAGCAGCCACCAGTAGGAGCGAGGGCAccaccacaacaacaacaacaacctctACCTTTTACCTCCGTTCCGCCTCAACCGCAGTACTCTGCCGTTCAGCCGCCGCGTCAAGTGGTGGGATTGCCAGATACAACGGCGTATACTCAGGTGAATTACGCTGGAGGAATGGGGAAACAAGTTTACTACACGGAGGGACCACCTCCACAGTACCATGGAGGCGTTGGCTTACCTTTGAATGGTATGAGCGAATTTAGAACCGGACCAGACGGTAAGCCTGTTGTTATGAACATGTCACCTAAAGTTTCATCACAGAGTTCAGATTCAGCAGTGTGA